The following are encoded in a window of Flavobacteriales bacterium genomic DNA:
- a CDS encoding 3'-5' exonuclease, with translation MPLTLTRPLAFFDLETTGTRIGQDRIVQIGIVRLLPEGARDSYQTLINPGIPIPPEASAVHGITDLDVAFAPPLEAVAAEVLERIAGCDLGGFNVLRFDIPMLAEELHRVGVAWDHASVRVVDVQRIFHRMEPRDLSAALRFYCGREHDGAHDALADVEATADVLLAQLDRYPDRLQGTVDHLGELSGDRQRSPDPAGKLAFDDRGQICLAFGKYRGWSLENIGRNDPGYLQWLMTKAELPATTLAVMRGALADIKA, from the coding sequence ATGCCACTCACCCTCACACGCCCCCTCGCCTTCTTCGACCTGGAGACCACCGGCACACGCATCGGCCAGGACCGCATCGTGCAGATCGGCATCGTGCGCCTGCTGCCCGAAGGCGCACGCGACAGCTACCAGACGCTCATCAACCCGGGCATCCCCATTCCACCCGAAGCCAGCGCAGTGCATGGCATCACCGATCTTGACGTGGCCTTCGCTCCGCCGCTGGAGGCGGTGGCCGCCGAGGTACTGGAACGCATCGCCGGTTGCGACCTGGGCGGGTTCAATGTGCTGCGCTTCGACATTCCCATGCTCGCCGAGGAGTTGCACCGCGTGGGTGTGGCCTGGGACCATGCCAGCGTGCGCGTGGTGGACGTGCAGCGCATCTTCCACCGCATGGAGCCGCGCGACCTGAGCGCCGCCCTTCGCTTCTATTGCGGCCGGGAACACGATGGCGCGCACGACGCGCTGGCGGATGTGGAGGCCACCGCAGACGTGTTGCTGGCCCAATTGGACCGCTACCCGGACCGGCTGCAGGGCACCGTGGACCATCTCGGTGAACTCAGCGGCGACCGCCAACGCAGCCCGGACCCAGCAGGCAAACTCGCCTTCGACGACCGTGGCCAGATCTGTCTCGCATTCGGCAAATACCGGGGTTGGAGCCTGGAGAACATCGGCCGCAACGATCCCGGCTACTTGCAATGGCTAATGACCAAGGCCGAATTGCCGGCCACCACGCTCGCCGTGATGCGCGGCGCGCTGGCGGACATCAAGGCATGA
- a CDS encoding PD40 domain-containing protein, whose protein sequence is MRTLPFKLFGRSLLGMLALTCALLVQAQGDNASFNWNFEEGNKLMEEKFYNQAAEVWAKLLEQDPDNANLNYKLGLSYFNSYNQRAKALPHLKKASDLRKAGGYGSFNTSGYDPFDARERNCPVEVEYYLGRAYHLNNEFDKADEHYARFKGEVDGKHFLHDQATRGLEMTANARTLRATPLPYAVSNVGPVINGDHPDFSPVLSVDGNALFYTSRRIRPDSSNLNVLDAIAGLPFENIYVSYKDRDGVWQSPELLNINPAGAGHLATVNVSADGQILFIYRDDGGDGNLYESKLIGELWSDPVLMGSDINTKAWETHGALTADGNTFYFISDRKGGYGGRDIYRVVKLPGGEWSKAQNLGGMVNTKYDEDGVFIHPNGRTMYFSSMGHNSMGGFDIFMTELGEDGTWSKPKNLGYPLNTVDDDVFFITTADGRRGYFSSDQMGGFGEKDIYFVDLPTEMEAEGLTVLKGFIIPPPGEDLPPSTILYVTDKTTGEVKSYKPRQRDGVYVAILPPCREYNLDYRVNDKTVHTEDIFVECETAYQEINKEIYLNPVSLGGPASIVDLPKGSPPGGKEPGVLVTKPATKPDPKTDAQIKDTGVGHVTPDASYADEYSKYYAYNVKDIDQGEARWKQFMDIVAGLIEKNGQARVVIEGSASKVPTRTFGTNENLSRQRMEDARKRLVEAVSARGLDPNKLMLEAVNNLVQGPRYVGDYQDTEKYGKFQYVKLKVR, encoded by the coding sequence ATGAGAACGCTGCCATTCAAGCTCTTCGGACGATCGCTCCTGGGCATGCTCGCCCTCACCTGCGCACTCCTGGTACAAGCCCAGGGCGACAACGCCTCCTTCAACTGGAACTTCGAAGAGGGCAACAAGCTCATGGAGGAGAAGTTCTACAACCAGGCCGCCGAGGTCTGGGCCAAACTATTGGAACAGGACCCGGACAACGCCAACCTGAACTACAAGCTCGGCCTTTCCTATTTCAACTCCTACAACCAGCGCGCGAAGGCCCTGCCCCACCTGAAAAAGGCCTCCGACCTGCGCAAGGCGGGAGGCTACGGTTCGTTCAATACCAGCGGCTATGACCCCTTCGATGCCCGCGAGCGCAATTGCCCGGTGGAGGTGGAGTACTACCTGGGCCGCGCCTACCATCTGAACAACGAGTTCGACAAGGCCGACGAGCACTACGCACGTTTCAAAGGCGAGGTGGACGGCAAGCATTTCCTTCACGACCAGGCCACGCGCGGATTGGAAATGACGGCCAACGCCCGCACCTTGCGCGCCACGCCCCTGCCTTACGCCGTTTCCAACGTCGGCCCCGTGATCAATGGCGACCACCCGGACTTCAGCCCCGTGCTTTCCGTGGATGGCAACGCGCTCTTCTACACCTCCCGCCGTATCCGCCCGGACAGCAGCAACCTGAACGTGCTAGATGCCATTGCCGGCCTGCCCTTCGAGAACATCTATGTGAGCTACAAGGACCGGGACGGCGTGTGGCAGTCACCCGAACTGCTCAACATCAACCCCGCCGGTGCCGGCCACCTGGCCACGGTGAACGTCTCGGCCGATGGTCAGATACTCTTCATCTACCGCGACGACGGTGGCGATGGCAACCTTTACGAAAGCAAGCTGATCGGTGAATTGTGGAGCGACCCCGTGCTCATGGGCAGCGACATCAACACCAAGGCCTGGGAAACGCACGGCGCCCTCACCGCCGATGGCAACACCTTCTATTTCATCAGCGACCGGAAAGGCGGCTACGGCGGTCGCGACATCTACCGCGTGGTAAAGCTGCCCGGCGGAGAATGGAGCAAGGCGCAGAACCTCGGCGGCATGGTGAACACCAAGTACGACGAGGACGGCGTGTTCATCCACCCCAATGGACGCACCATGTACTTCAGCTCCATGGGCCACAACTCCATGGGCGGCTTCGACATATTCATGACCGAACTCGGCGAGGACGGTACCTGGTCCAAGCCCAAGAACCTGGGCTACCCGCTGAACACGGTGGACGATGACGTCTTTTTCATCACCACCGCTGATGGCCGCCGTGGCTACTTCAGCTCCGACCAGATGGGCGGCTTCGGTGAGAAGGACATCTACTTCGTGGACCTGCCCACCGAGATGGAGGCCGAGGGTCTCACAGTACTCAAGGGCTTCATCATCCCGCCGCCCGGCGAGGACCTGCCGCCCTCCACCATCCTGTACGTGACGGACAAGACCACCGGCGAGGTGAAGTCCTACAAGCCCCGCCAACGTGATGGGGTCTATGTGGCCATCCTGCCGCCCTGCCGCGAGTACAACCTGGACTACCGCGTGAACGACAAGACCGTCCACACCGAGGACATCTTCGTGGAATGCGAGACGGCCTACCAGGAGATCAACAAGGAGATCTACCTCAACCCGGTATCGCTGGGTGGCCCGGCCAGCATCGTGGATCTGCCCAAGGGATCGCCTCCTGGCGGCAAAGAGCCAGGTGTTCTCGTGACCAAGCCGGCTACGAAGCCCGATCCGAAGACCGACGCGCAGATCAAGGATACCGGCGTGGGGCATGTGACCCCGGACGCCAGCTACGCCGACGAGTACAGCAAGTATTACGCTTACAACGTCAAGGATATCGACCAGGGCGAGGCGCGCTGGAAACAATTCATGGACATTGTGGCGGGCTTGATCGAGAAGAACGGCCAGGCGCGTGTGGTGATCGAGGGCAGCGCTTCCAAGGTGCCCACCCGCACCTTCGGCACCAACGAGAATCTGAGCCGACAGCGAATGGAAGATGCCCGCAAGCGCTTGGTGGAGGCCGTCTCCGCCCGCGGACTCGACCCCAACAAGCTGATGCTCGAGGCGGTGAACAACCTGGTGCAGGGTCCGCGCTATGTGGGCGACTACCAGGATACCGAGAAGTACGGCAAGTTCCAGTACGTGAAACTCAAGGTGCGGTAG
- a CDS encoding 2-oxo acid dehydrogenase subunit E2, with amino-acid sequence MPQLEILLPKMGESVAEATIIKWLKNEGDRVEADEPIVEIATDKVDSEVPAPEAGVLVKRLVNEGDVVKVGQAIAMLGAEGDSAAPQATAPVRTEVPTAPAPVMAGNGHAAPTPTPMATTGGTPVGRSGPSGKFYSPLVRNIAKSEGISLEELEAIAGSGQGGRVTKKDVLDYLPGRGTVKPSAPASPPAPGLAPPPAPAAAPALVPAQGDEIIEMDRMRRLIADHMVMSKRTSPHVTSFVEADVTNLVLWRERVKKEFEKREGEKLTFTPVFILAIVEAIKEMPMVNVQVDGYNIIRKRDINIGMAAAMPNGNLIVPVIKQADQLNLTGLAKRVNDLANRARIGKLQPDEITGGTYTVTNVGTFGNVLGTPVINQPQVAIMATGAIRKKPAVIETPQGDMIGIRHMMFLSHSYDHRVVDGALGGRFVRRVADILEAWTIDRAF; translated from the coding sequence ATGCCGCAGTTGGAGATCCTCCTGCCCAAAATGGGCGAAAGCGTGGCCGAGGCCACGATCATCAAATGGCTGAAGAACGAGGGCGACCGCGTGGAGGCCGATGAGCCCATTGTGGAGATCGCCACCGACAAGGTGGACAGCGAGGTTCCCGCACCCGAGGCGGGGGTGCTGGTGAAGCGCCTGGTGAATGAGGGCGACGTGGTGAAGGTGGGCCAGGCCATCGCCATGCTCGGCGCCGAGGGCGACAGCGCCGCACCACAGGCCACCGCCCCGGTGAGGACCGAGGTGCCAACCGCACCGGCACCCGTGATGGCCGGCAACGGCCATGCGGCCCCCACCCCCACACCCATGGCCACGACAGGCGGCACACCCGTGGGCCGTTCCGGGCCCAGCGGCAAGTTCTACAGCCCCTTGGTGCGCAACATCGCCAAGAGCGAAGGCATCAGCCTGGAGGAGTTGGAGGCCATCGCTGGCAGTGGACAGGGTGGCCGTGTGACCAAGAAGGACGTATTGGACTACCTGCCTGGCCGTGGCACCGTGAAACCCAGTGCGCCCGCCTCCCCGCCAGCCCCTGGTCTCGCCCCACCCCCCGCACCCGCTGCGGCACCCGCCCTCGTTCCCGCACAGGGGGATGAGATCATCGAAATGGACCGCATGCGCCGCCTCATCGCCGACCACATGGTGATGAGCAAGCGGACCAGCCCGCATGTCACCAGCTTCGTGGAAGCCGATGTGACCAACCTGGTGCTTTGGCGCGAACGCGTGAAGAAGGAATTCGAGAAGCGCGAGGGCGAGAAGCTCACCTTCACGCCGGTCTTCATCCTGGCCATCGTGGAGGCCATCAAGGAGATGCCCATGGTGAATGTGCAGGTGGACGGCTACAACATCATCCGCAAGCGCGACATCAACATCGGCATGGCGGCGGCGATGCCCAACGGCAACCTCATCGTGCCGGTGATCAAACAGGCCGACCAGCTGAACCTCACCGGGCTGGCCAAACGCGTGAACGACCTCGCCAACCGCGCCCGCATCGGCAAGCTCCAACCCGATGAGATCACCGGCGGCACCTATACGGTGACCAACGTGGGTACCTTCGGCAATGTGCTGGGCACGCCGGTGATCAACCAGCCCCAGGTGGCCATCATGGCCACAGGCGCCATCCGCAAGAAGCCTGCGGTCATCGAGACCCCACAGGGCGACATGATCGGCATTCGGCACATGATGTTCCTCTCCCACAGCTATGATCACCGTGTGGTGGACGGGGCACTGGGCGGCCGCTTCGTTCGCCGCGTGGCCGACATCCTGGAGGCGTGGACGATCGACCGCGCTTTCTGA
- a CDS encoding fumarylacetoacetate hydrolase family protein, with product MKIVCIGRNYGEHARELGNAVPDEPVVFLKPITALIHAAGPIRLPAFSRDVHHELELVYRIARRNGKAIADQVTIGLDLTARDLQQELKSKGLPWEKAKAFDGSAYVADTFLAVESFPAGHHLEFMLKRNGHMVQSGHSGQMIFDVATLIDHVERYMALQTGDLLFTGTPAGVGPLAPGDRLEGYLTGELSFELDVEGPAS from the coding sequence ATGAAGATCGTCTGCATCGGCCGCAACTATGGCGAACACGCCCGCGAGCTTGGCAACGCGGTGCCCGACGAGCCGGTCGTCTTCCTCAAGCCCATCACCGCGCTCATCCACGCAGCCGGCCCGATCCGCCTGCCCGCCTTCAGCCGCGACGTGCATCACGAGTTGGAACTGGTGTATCGCATCGCGCGGCGCAATGGCAAAGCCATCGCCGACCAGGTGACCATCGGACTCGACCTGACCGCGCGCGATCTGCAGCAGGAGCTCAAGTCCAAGGGCCTGCCCTGGGAGAAGGCCAAGGCCTTCGATGGATCGGCCTACGTGGCGGACACCTTCCTGGCGGTGGAGTCCTTTCCAGCCGGGCATCACCTGGAGTTCATGTTGAAGCGTAATGGCCACATGGTGCAAAGCGGCCATAGCGGTCAAATGATCTTCGATGTGGCCACGCTCATCGACCATGTGGAACGCTATATGGCGCTGCAAACCGGCGACCTGCTCTTCACCGGCACACCGGCCGGCGTGGGTCCGTTGGCTCCCGGCGACCGGCTGGAGGGCTACCTCACCGGGGAGCTCTCCTTCGAATTGGACGTGGAGGGGCCCGCTTCCTGA